Proteins found in one Nostoc sp. NIES-3756 genomic segment:
- a CDS encoding HU family DNA-binding protein, which translates to MNKGELVDAVAEKASVTKKQADAVLTAALETIIEAVSSGDKVTLVGFGSFESRERKAREGRNPKTNEKMEIPATRVPAFSAGKLFREKVAPPKA; encoded by the coding sequence ATGAACAAAGGTGAATTGGTTGATGCAGTAGCTGAAAAGGCGAGTGTAACTAAAAAACAAGCTGATGCCGTCTTAACAGCCGCTTTGGAAACGATTATTGAAGCTGTTTCTTCTGGCGATAAAGTAACGCTAGTAGGATTTGGCTCATTTGAATCACGGGAACGTAAAGCTCGTGAAGGTCGTAACCCTAAAACTAACGAAAAGATGGAAATTCCAGCAACAAGAGTTCCTGCTTTCTCCGCAGGTAAATTGTTTAGAGAAAAAGTAGCACCCCCAAAAGCGTAG
- a CDS encoding cobyrinate a,c-diamide synthase translates to MALVIAGERSGVGKTTVTLALLASLSRRTANVQSFKVGPDYIDPMFHTYVTGRTCRNLDPVLTSEAYVQQCFASHAQESEYALVEGVMGLFDGIGQLSITNNNEQLTTDVRDFGSTAHVARLLDVPVVLVIDCSRLSGSVAAIAHGYCSFDPRLKIAGLVLNRVGSDRHLSLLKDSLKPLQLPILSVLRRQDDITIPDRHLGLIPTAELPELDAVINRLADLGDTCFDWQRLLPLLEAGGKRQWFDCAHQTEAEGKKQEAGGRSELLSPSSPLSPPTPHSRLVSAVEPTLPKIAIARDRAFNFYYQDNLDLLQKLGAELVFWSPLTDGELPSGVQGMYFGGGFPEVFAQQLAENSSACDAVKQAILAGMPTIAECGGLMYLCEQIVDFEGNAWPMVGVLPTSAAMGGRLTLGYRRAVALQDSLLVDVGANIYGHEFHRSRLITTPTQPLFETYRYDCPENTGSEGWSIPKNVHASYIHLHWGDSIEIPLRFIQQCMSVMSDE, encoded by the coding sequence ATGGCTTTAGTTATTGCTGGGGAACGTAGCGGAGTGGGCAAGACAACAGTCACCCTCGCCCTTTTAGCATCTTTATCTCGACGCACCGCCAATGTGCAGTCCTTCAAAGTCGGCCCAGACTATATTGACCCCATGTTTCACACTTATGTTACTGGTCGTACTTGCCGCAATTTAGACCCAGTATTAACTTCAGAAGCTTACGTTCAACAATGCTTTGCAAGTCATGCTCAAGAGAGTGAATATGCTCTAGTTGAGGGAGTTATGGGGTTGTTTGATGGAATTGGTCAGTTGTCAATCACAAATAACAACGAACAACTGACTACTGACGTAAGGGACTTTGGTAGCACTGCCCATGTGGCACGGCTGTTAGATGTGCCTGTGGTTTTAGTGATTGATTGTAGCCGCTTGTCTGGTTCTGTGGCAGCGATCGCTCACGGCTATTGTTCTTTTGACCCCCGACTGAAAATAGCTGGGTTGGTATTAAATCGCGTGGGAAGCGATCGCCATCTGTCGTTACTGAAAGATTCCCTTAAACCCTTGCAATTACCTATACTCAGTGTACTGCGTCGTCAAGACGACATAACAATTCCCGACCGCCATCTAGGTTTAATCCCCACCGCCGAACTCCCAGAATTAGATGCTGTAATCAATCGCCTAGCTGACTTAGGTGACACCTGCTTCGATTGGCAAAGGTTATTACCTTTATTGGAGGCAGGAGGCAAGAGGCAGTGGTTCGACTGCGCTCACCAAACAGAGGCAGAAGGCAAGAAGCAGGAGGCAGGAGGCAGAAGTGAATTATTATCTCCCTCATCCCCCCTATCTCCCCCCACTCCCCACTCTCGGTTGGTGAGCGCAGTCGAACCAACACTCCCCAAAATTGCCATAGCCCGCGATCGCGCTTTTAATTTCTATTACCAAGACAATCTTGATTTGTTGCAAAAATTGGGGGCTGAATTAGTGTTCTGGAGTCCTTTAACGGATGGGGAACTACCTTCAGGTGTACAGGGTATGTATTTTGGGGGCGGTTTTCCCGAGGTTTTTGCCCAGCAACTCGCAGAAAACAGCAGTGCTTGTGATGCTGTCAAACAAGCTATTTTGGCAGGAATGCCCACAATTGCTGAGTGTGGGGGATTGATGTATCTGTGTGAGCAAATCGTTGATTTTGAGGGTAATGCTTGGCCGATGGTGGGAGTGTTACCCACATCTGCGGCTATGGGTGGACGTTTAACTTTGGGGTATCGTCGTGCTGTGGCTTTGCAAGATAGCCTGTTAGTAGATGTAGGTGCAAACATTTACGGGCATGAATTTCATCGCTCACGCTTAATTACAACACCTACTCAGCCCTTATTTGAAACTTACCGCTATGATTGCCCAGAAAATACTGGCTCTGAAGGATGGAGCATACCTAAAAATGTCCATGCCTCATACATTCATCTTCATTGGGGAGACAGTATAGAGATTCCCCTGCGGTTTATTCAGCAGTGTATGTCAGTCATGAGTGATGAGTAA
- a CDS encoding family 10 glycosylhydrolase, with protein sequence MSIEFLYNSIRVNTWLTKLLSLPKLLFVRSLRRSPRAGRSPLLPVLFALSFATVLLLQNLTPVNAQLPESPRQEIRGVWLTNNDFDILKNPAKVQETLTQLRQLNFNTIYPVVWNDGYTKYPSAITQRMGIPYFFKGTQGQDVIADIINQARSQGLVAIPWFEFGFMVPLTSELASQNPNWLTQKQDGTQTSISAAGEVAWLNPFHPEVQQFITDLVVEIITKYNADGIQFDDHMSLPVDFGYDKYTINLYTQETGNPPPSNPQAQSWVKWRADKITAFMVQLNQAVKARKPNAIFAVSPNYYDFAYKLQLQDWINWVRLGVVDELAVQVYRNDLSSFITTISTPEITEAQQLIPTGIGIMTGLRNRPTPIQLIQAKVQAARERGLGAVFFYYESLWEFGPEPASQRQATFQALFTNPAWRDTSQFRPRKPSFSTVSFPLYSKGSFAQTNRGYFLELAVANGRPRRVLLDTGSAGLRVSKEFLGNAAVNKTGQVVKHVLHDGTVLEGEIVYANVQFGLISTEEPVPIQVVTSRRCTAQKPNCSAKSGKPFSGIIGVNYSEKSLPYNPLRKLPGNLSNGFIITGNRGSNNGNIIFGLTSQNRNGFNLASLTPQPTMNGVPGNRWDSRINGVCVAIAQSNMNNTCNGRMVVDTGINTSFIEFKSASLMGKLKPGRLASVNTLKVGIPRIFEYSVTPGNRNGFNLWNANLSPQLDQSMVVNSSIAFTDKYDILYDSVNGQMGFRDRI encoded by the coding sequence ATGTCAATTGAATTTCTGTACAACAGTATACGAGTTAACACTTGGTTAACTAAGTTATTATCCTTACCTAAGTTGCTTTTTGTTCGGTCACTTAGGCGATCGCCAAGGGCGGGGCGTAGCCCATTGCTACCAGTTTTATTTGCCTTATCATTTGCCACAGTGCTTTTACTACAAAATCTCACTCCAGTAAATGCACAACTCCCCGAGTCGCCACGCCAGGAAATTCGCGGAGTATGGCTGACGAATAATGACTTTGACATCCTCAAAAACCCCGCTAAAGTACAAGAAACCTTGACTCAATTGCGGCAGTTGAATTTCAACACTATTTATCCTGTGGTTTGGAATGATGGTTATACCAAGTATCCTAGTGCCATCACCCAACGTATGGGTATTCCTTATTTCTTCAAAGGCACACAAGGGCAAGATGTAATTGCAGACATCATCAATCAAGCTCGTAGTCAAGGTTTAGTAGCTATACCTTGGTTTGAGTTTGGTTTTATGGTTCCCTTAACTTCCGAACTAGCATCACAAAATCCCAATTGGCTGACGCAAAAGCAGGACGGAACCCAAACCTCAATTTCAGCTGCGGGTGAAGTAGCATGGCTAAATCCCTTCCACCCAGAAGTACAGCAGTTCATTACTGACCTTGTAGTAGAAATTATTACCAAGTACAACGCTGATGGGATTCAATTTGATGATCACATGAGTTTACCTGTTGATTTTGGGTATGACAAATACACAATCAACTTGTACACGCAGGAAACTGGAAACCCGCCACCGTCTAATCCTCAAGCTCAAAGTTGGGTAAAATGGCGTGCTGATAAAATCACAGCTTTTATGGTGCAACTGAACCAAGCTGTAAAAGCAAGAAAACCTAATGCGATTTTTGCAGTTTCACCAAATTACTATGACTTTGCATATAAACTGCAATTACAAGACTGGATTAATTGGGTGCGTTTGGGTGTTGTAGACGAGCTTGCTGTCCAGGTTTACCGCAATGATTTGTCCAGTTTTATTACGACAATCAGTACTCCAGAAATTACAGAAGCACAGCAATTAATACCTACTGGCATAGGTATTATGACAGGTTTGCGAAATCGTCCGACTCCAATACAGCTAATTCAGGCAAAAGTACAAGCAGCTAGAGAACGTGGTTTAGGTGCGGTCTTCTTTTATTACGAAAGCCTGTGGGAGTTTGGGCCAGAACCTGCTTCACAGCGACAAGCTACATTTCAAGCATTGTTTACTAATCCTGCTTGGCGTGATACTTCTCAATTTCGACCCAGAAAACCTAGTTTTAGTACTGTATCGTTTCCTTTGTATTCCAAAGGTTCTTTTGCTCAAACAAATCGCGGTTATTTTCTCGAACTAGCAGTAGCTAACGGTCGTCCAAGGCGTGTACTTTTGGATACAGGCTCTGCGGGATTGAGAGTTTCTAAGGAATTTTTAGGCAATGCTGCTGTTAATAAAACGGGTCAAGTAGTCAAGCATGTATTACATGACGGCACTGTTTTAGAAGGAGAAATAGTTTATGCTAATGTGCAGTTTGGTCTGATTTCTACTGAAGAACCTGTGCCGATACAAGTCGTCACTAGCCGCCGATGTACTGCCCAAAAACCTAATTGCTCTGCCAAAAGTGGAAAACCTTTCTCTGGTATCATCGGTGTCAATTATTCTGAAAAGTCGCTGCCTTATAACCCCCTAAGAAAATTACCTGGAAATTTAAGTAATGGATTTATCATTACAGGTAATCGTGGGAGTAACAACGGGAATATAATTTTTGGTTTAACATCACAGAATAGAAATGGTTTTAACCTAGCTTCTTTGACTCCACAACCTACAATGAATGGTGTTCCTGGTAATAGATGGGACTCTAGAATCAATGGGGTTTGTGTGGCGATCGCCCAAAGTAACATGAATAATACTTGTAATGGCAGAATGGTTGTGGATACTGGGATAAATACCAGTTTTATTGAGTTTAAATCTGCCTCGCTGATGGGTAAGCTCAAACCCGGAAGGTTAGCCTCAGTAAATACTCTCAAGGTAGGGATTCCACGTATTTTTGAATATAGTGTGACTCCAGGAAACCGTAACGGGTTCAATTTATGGAATGCAAATTTATCCCCACAACTAGATCAATCTATGGTTGTCAATAGTAGCATTGCATTTACTGATAAATACGATATATTGTATGACTCGGTAAATGGACAAATGGGTTTTCGCGATCGCATTTAA
- a CDS encoding alkaline phosphatase D family protein, whose translation MQKLNFDRLLSHRLKRRQVLLGAGGLTGLLIATQWSNKVLAQPKFSNYPFTLGVASGEPLSDNVVLWTRLAPDPLNGGGVPPYNIPVQWQIATDERMRKVVRSGVQMATPEFGHSVHVEVQGLQPDRWYWYRFRVGNEVSPIGRTRTAPEPRASVNRFRFAFASCQNWEQGYFAAYKHMAEEDLDLVIHLGDYIYEGAPRANALRPHEGDGEPVTLEEYRNRHAQYKTDPNLQATHAAFPWVVTWDDHEVDNNWADEIPQDPQLQSRAAFLARRAAAFQAYYEHMPLRDFSKPRGIDLQLYRRLTFGNLVEFNVLDTRQYRSDQPCNDRIEPRCPEAFNSNATLTGAEQEQWLFRNLDRSVARWNVIAQQLVFTQHDWTAGLETAFNIDAWDGYVAARNRILNFLAQNKAANPVIISGDTHSSWVSDVKADYNNPNSATVATEFVGTSISSSFGASDRIEQALPDNPWVKYFNGKQRGYVVCDLNYQRWRSDYRLLAPSPATGPTVSDPNAPIVSTVSFELPNQGVVKPV comes from the coding sequence ATGCAAAAACTAAACTTCGATCGCTTGCTATCACACCGATTGAAACGGCGACAAGTTTTGCTTGGGGCTGGCGGTTTAACTGGCTTATTGATTGCAACTCAATGGTCAAATAAAGTTCTTGCCCAGCCGAAATTTTCTAATTATCCTTTTACTTTAGGTGTTGCATCTGGGGAACCATTATCAGATAACGTCGTGCTGTGGACGCGCCTAGCACCAGATCCGCTTAATGGCGGTGGAGTACCACCATATAATATTCCCGTACAGTGGCAGATTGCTACTGACGAAAGAATGCGGAAAGTTGTCCGTAGCGGAGTACAAATGGCTACTCCAGAATTTGGACATTCTGTTCATGTGGAAGTGCAGGGATTACAACCTGACCGATGGTACTGGTATCGTTTTAGAGTGGGCAATGAAGTTAGTCCGATTGGACGGACTCGTACTGCTCCTGAACCCCGTGCTAGCGTGAATCGTTTCCGTTTTGCTTTCGCCTCTTGTCAAAACTGGGAACAAGGTTACTTCGCCGCCTATAAGCATATGGCTGAGGAAGATTTAGACCTTGTGATTCACTTAGGAGACTACATTTATGAGGGAGCGCCGAGAGCGAATGCACTAAGACCTCATGAGGGTGATGGGGAGCCAGTAACATTGGAAGAGTATCGCAATCGTCATGCTCAGTACAAAACTGACCCCAACCTACAAGCAACCCATGCAGCATTCCCTTGGGTGGTTACTTGGGATGACCACGAAGTTGATAATAACTGGGCGGACGAAATTCCTCAAGACCCACAACTACAATCACGCGCAGCTTTTTTAGCTCGTCGTGCAGCCGCTTTCCAGGCCTATTACGAACATATGCCACTACGGGATTTTTCCAAACCTAGAGGTATTGATTTACAGTTATATCGGCGTTTAACCTTTGGTAACTTAGTTGAATTTAACGTTTTAGATACTCGCCAATACCGCAGCGACCAGCCTTGTAATGACCGGATTGAGCCACGCTGTCCAGAGGCTTTCAATTCTAATGCAACTCTAACTGGTGCTGAACAAGAGCAGTGGTTATTCCGTAATTTAGACCGTTCTGTGGCACGTTGGAATGTGATTGCCCAACAACTTGTCTTTACTCAGCATGATTGGACGGCAGGCCTGGAAACTGCTTTTAATATAGATGCTTGGGATGGTTATGTAGCTGCCCGTAATCGTATTCTCAACTTCCTTGCTCAAAATAAGGCAGCTAACCCAGTGATCATTTCTGGTGACACCCACTCTAGTTGGGTAAGTGATGTGAAGGCTGATTACAATAACCCAAATTCAGCTACAGTCGCTACAGAGTTTGTTGGTACTTCTATTAGCTCTAGCTTTGGTGCTAGCGATCGCATTGAGCAAGCTTTACCTGACAATCCTTGGGTCAAGTATTTTAATGGTAAACAACGCGGCTATGTTGTATGTGACCTTAATTATCAGCGTTGGCGTAGCGATTATCGATTATTAGCTCCATCCCCAGCAACTGGGCCTACAGTATCTGATCCCAATGCTCCGATTGTATCTACTGTCTCCTTTGAGTTACCAAACCAAGGCGTAGTTAAGCCTGTTTAA
- a CDS encoding AAA family ATPase produces MSETYSIFIELSEKLNRIIVGQSQLIQQLLIALLSGGHVILEGVPGTGKTLLVKVLAQLIQAEFRRVQLTPDVLPSDITGTNIFDLNSRNFTLKKGPVFTEVLLADEINRTPPKTQAALLEAMEEMQVTLDGESLPLPDLFWVIATQNPLEFEGTYPLPEAQLDRFLFKLVVDYPDQAAEKQMLLNRQAGFAARRLDINNLQPIATVTDILQARQAVKSIKVSDAIIDYLLALVRASRQYPDLALGASPRAAGSWLQTSQAVAWLAGRDFVTPDDVKALASPLLRHRLILKPEAMLDGLQMDAVITAVVNQVPVPR; encoded by the coding sequence ATGAGTGAAACCTATTCCATCTTCATTGAATTGAGTGAAAAACTTAACCGAATTATCGTAGGACAATCGCAACTGATACAGCAGCTACTGATAGCGTTATTGTCAGGTGGACATGTCATTTTAGAAGGAGTACCAGGAACAGGTAAAACACTTTTGGTAAAAGTTTTAGCTCAGTTAATTCAAGCCGAGTTTCGTCGGGTTCAACTCACACCGGATGTTCTACCATCAGATATTACCGGAACAAATATTTTTGACTTAAATAGTCGTAATTTCACCTTAAAAAAAGGCCCTGTCTTTACCGAAGTTTTGTTGGCAGACGAAATTAACCGTACTCCACCGAAGACACAAGCAGCTTTGCTGGAAGCAATGGAAGAAATGCAGGTAACTCTAGATGGAGAAAGTTTACCTTTGCCAGATTTATTTTGGGTAATTGCTACGCAAAACCCTTTGGAATTTGAGGGTACATACCCTTTGCCAGAAGCACAACTAGATAGATTTCTCTTTAAATTAGTAGTAGATTACCCCGACCAAGCGGCAGAAAAGCAAATGTTACTCAATCGTCAAGCTGGTTTTGCTGCACGACGTTTAGATATTAATAATCTGCAACCAATAGCAACAGTCACAGATATTTTACAAGCAAGGCAGGCAGTCAAGTCTATCAAGGTATCGGACGCTATCATTGATTATTTGTTGGCACTTGTGAGGGCTTCACGCCAATATCCTGATTTGGCTTTGGGTGCTTCACCCCGCGCGGCTGGTTCTTGGTTACAAACTTCCCAAGCTGTAGCTTGGTTAGCAGGACGAGATTTTGTTACTCCAGATGATGTGAAAGCATTAGCCTCACCTTTATTACGTCATCGTCTGATTCTTAAGCCTGAAGCCATGCTAGATGGTTTACAAATGGATGCGGTAATTACGGCTGTGGTGAATCAAGTCCCTGTACCAAGGTAG
- a CDS encoding DUF58 domain-containing protein — protein sequence MVPAKRVYLLLLLGLAIAPILSLLIGIFASITLTLLFDITVLILMVIDSRRVRPLRVEIQRQLPPRLSIGRDNPVILTVTSAKTDAVIQIRDYYPSGFDVSSPTLQATIPLQGKEEIKYTVNPKQRGEFAWGNIQVRQLAPWGLAWDDWQIPQNVQVKVYPDLIGLRSLSIRLTLQSSGSMRQSRQLGIGTEFAELRNYRTGDDLRLIDWKATARRVGPPLVRVLEPEQEQTLIILLDRGRLMTARVQGLQRFDWGLNATLSLALAGLHRGDRVGVGVFDRLMHTWIAPERGQHHLSRLVDHLTPIQPVLLESDYLGAVTNVVQQQTRRALVVVITDLVDVTASTELLAALTRLAPRYLPFCVTLRDPQVDRLAHTFTEDVTQTYNRAVALDLLAQRQVAFAQLKQKGVLVLDAPANQITDQLVERYLQLKARNQL from the coding sequence ATGGTTCCAGCTAAACGAGTTTATTTATTATTACTTTTAGGACTGGCGATCGCACCCATCCTATCATTGTTAATTGGTATTTTTGCGAGTATCACTCTAACTCTGCTATTCGATATCACTGTTTTAATCTTGATGGTAATCGATAGTAGGCGAGTACGTCCCTTGAGGGTAGAAATTCAGCGTCAATTACCACCACGCTTATCTATTGGGCGGGATAACCCAGTGATATTAACAGTCACATCAGCCAAAACTGATGCAGTAATTCAAATCCGTGACTATTATCCCAGTGGTTTCGACGTATCTAGTCCCACACTGCAAGCAACCATCCCCCTACAAGGTAAAGAAGAAATAAAATATACAGTCAACCCAAAACAGCGTGGAGAATTTGCTTGGGGAAACATTCAAGTACGACAGTTAGCACCTTGGGGTTTAGCTTGGGATGATTGGCAGATTCCTCAAAATGTGCAGGTGAAAGTTTACCCTGATTTAATTGGGTTGCGATCGCTCTCGATTCGTTTGACGCTACAATCATCTGGTTCCATGCGACAATCACGGCAGTTAGGCATTGGTACAGAATTTGCCGAACTACGGAACTATCGCACTGGCGATGATTTAAGGTTAATTGATTGGAAGGCTACCGCCCGGCGTGTGGGGCCGCCATTGGTGCGGGTACTGGAACCAGAACAAGAACAAACTCTGATAATTTTATTAGATCGTGGTCGGTTAATGACTGCTAGAGTCCAAGGTTTACAGCGATTTGATTGGGGTTTAAATGCTACTTTATCATTAGCTCTAGCCGGATTGCATCGAGGCGATCGCGTGGGGGTAGGTGTATTTGACCGTCTCATGCACACATGGATAGCACCAGAACGAGGTCAACATCATTTGAGTCGCCTCGTTGACCATCTCACACCCATTCAACCAGTATTACTGGAGTCAGATTACTTAGGTGCTGTGACAAATGTTGTACAACAGCAAACGCGCCGCGCCCTTGTAGTAGTAATTACCGATTTAGTTGATGTCACCGCTTCAACAGAACTCTTGGCTGCACTTACCAGACTAGCACCACGCTATCTACCATTTTGCGTTACCTTGCGCGACCCCCAAGTAGACCGTTTAGCACATACTTTCACCGAAGATGTTACCCAAACTTATAATCGTGCAGTTGCTTTAGATTTACTAGCCCAAAGACAAGTAGCTTTTGCCCAGTTAAAACAAAAGGGTGTTTTAGTACTTGATGCACCAGCTAATCAAATTACCGACCAATTAGTCGAACGATATTTACAACTCAAAGCGCGTAATCAACTTTGA
- a CDS encoding PCP reductase family protein, translating to MSQYNSDSLRWTSEAKIKLKNIPFFARSQAQARIEQLARQAEQDVVTPELVEQARLEFGQ from the coding sequence ATGAGCCAATATAATTCTGATAGCTTACGCTGGACATCAGAAGCAAAAATAAAGTTAAAAAATATTCCCTTTTTTGCTCGTTCCCAAGCTCAAGCTAGGATTGAACAGTTAGCCCGTCAAGCAGAACAAGATGTAGTTACACCAGAGTTAGTGGAACAAGCAAGACTGGAGTTTGGACAGTAA
- a CDS encoding DUF2808 domain-containing protein → MRLAVLLGTAIASVGILNGCIIAPSQAVQLRDGTVYFVEPPRLVEAATTYNQVNIWGATYYFTVSLPEKASEPLQQITINQREGVDNIRFDLKDIVAFEGTRSRRGQPIGLKDVTQNRQTRTVSITFDPPVSPGKTVTIGLKPWQNPSISGVYLFGVTAFPPGEKTHGQFLGFGRLQFYNHNSGFFPFW, encoded by the coding sequence ATGCGCCTTGCAGTATTATTGGGGACAGCGATCGCTAGTGTAGGCATCCTCAACGGATGTATCATTGCACCGAGTCAAGCCGTTCAGTTGCGGGATGGTACAGTCTATTTTGTCGAACCGCCGCGCCTTGTAGAAGCTGCAACAACCTACAATCAGGTTAATATTTGGGGAGCAACGTACTATTTTACGGTTAGTTTGCCAGAGAAGGCTAGCGAACCCTTACAACAAATCACAATTAACCAACGTGAGGGAGTAGATAATATTCGCTTCGACCTCAAAGATATTGTAGCGTTTGAGGGTACACGCTCTCGTAGAGGACAGCCCATAGGATTAAAGGATGTCACCCAGAACCGTCAAACCAGAACAGTATCCATTACATTTGACCCACCAGTATCCCCAGGTAAAACCGTAACCATAGGCTTAAAGCCTTGGCAAAACCCATCAATCTCAGGAGTTTACCTGTTTGGGGTCACAGCCTTTCCTCCAGGTGAAAAGACTCACGGTCAATTTCTCGGTTTTGGTAGATTGCAGTTCTACAACCACAACAGTGGCTTTTTCCCTTTCTGGTGA
- the acs gene encoding acetate--CoA ligase gives MSQPTIESILQEKRLFHPSADFSQNAQIKSLEDYQQLYDRAKADPQKFWAELAETELHWFQKWDTILDWQPPFAKWFVNGKINISYNCLDRHLTTWRKNKAALIWEGEPGDSRTLTYAQLHREVCQFANVLKQLGVQKGDRVGIYMPMIPEAAIAMLACARIGAPHSVVFGGFSAEALRDRLIDAKAKVVVTADGGWRKDAIVPLKEQVDKALADGAVPSVENVLVVKRTGQDTYMQLGGRDHWWHDLQKGASADCPAEPMDSEDLLFVLYTSGSTGKPKGVVHTTGGYNLYTHMTTKWIFDLQDTDVYWCTADVGWITGHSYIVYGPLSNGATTLMYEGAPRASNPGCFWDVIEKYGVNIFYTAPTAIRAFIKMGEHHPKARNLSSLRLLGTVGEPINPESWMWYHKVIGGERCPIVDTWWQTETGGIMITPLPGAIPTKPGSATRPFPGIIADIVDLEGNSVPENEGGYLAVRYPWPGMMRTVYGDPDRFRRTYWEHIPPKDGNFTYFAGDGARKDEDGYFWVMGRVDDVLNVSGHRLGTMEVESALVSHPAVAEAAVVGKPDELKGEEVVAFVTLEGTYQASDYLSKELKQHVVKEIGAIARPGEIRFTDALPKTRSGKIMRRLLRNLAAGQEVSGDTSTLEDRSVLDKLREGA, from the coding sequence ATGTCTCAACCAACTATAGAATCAATTCTGCAAGAGAAACGTTTATTTCATCCCAGCGCCGATTTTTCCCAAAATGCTCAAATCAAAAGCTTAGAGGACTATCAACAGCTATATGATAGAGCCAAAGCTGATCCGCAAAAGTTTTGGGCAGAGTTAGCCGAAACAGAACTGCACTGGTTCCAAAAGTGGGACACAATCCTAGATTGGCAACCACCTTTTGCTAAATGGTTTGTCAATGGGAAGATTAACATTTCCTACAACTGTTTAGATAGACATCTCACAACTTGGCGCAAAAATAAAGCCGCACTCATTTGGGAAGGCGAACCGGGAGATTCTCGCACTCTGACTTATGCTCAACTGCATCGGGAAGTTTGCCAGTTCGCTAACGTCTTGAAACAACTAGGCGTGCAGAAAGGCGATCGCGTCGGTATATATATGCCGATGATACCCGAAGCGGCGATCGCTATGTTAGCTTGTGCGAGAATTGGCGCACCCCATAGTGTGGTATTTGGTGGTTTTAGTGCGGAAGCTTTACGCGATCGCCTAATTGATGCCAAAGCTAAGGTAGTAGTTACAGCTGATGGTGGCTGGCGTAAAGATGCGATCGTTCCTCTCAAGGAACAGGTAGATAAAGCCTTAGCTGATGGTGCAGTTCCCAGTGTCGAAAACGTCCTAGTAGTCAAACGTACTGGACAAGACACTTATATGCAGTTGGGAGGACGAGATCATTGGTGGCACGATTTACAAAAAGGCGCATCCGCCGATTGTCCTGCCGAACCAATGGACAGCGAAGACTTGCTATTTGTCCTCTATACTTCCGGTAGCACTGGCAAACCTAAAGGTGTTGTACATACAACTGGTGGCTATAACTTATATACTCACATGACCACCAAATGGATTTTCGACCTACAAGACACAGATGTCTATTGGTGTACCGCAGACGTAGGTTGGATTACTGGACATAGTTATATAGTCTATGGCCCCCTCTCCAACGGTGCAACCACACTGATGTATGAAGGTGCGCCCCGTGCCTCAAATCCCGGTTGCTTTTGGGATGTAATTGAGAAATATGGAGTAAACATCTTCTATACCGCACCCACAGCAATTCGTGCCTTTATCAAAATGGGCGAACATCACCCCAAAGCCAGGAACCTATCTTCCCTGAGATTATTAGGAACAGTCGGTGAACCCATCAACCCGGAATCTTGGATGTGGTATCACAAAGTGATTGGTGGTGAACGCTGCCCCATTGTTGATACTTGGTGGCAAACTGAAACTGGCGGTATTATGATTACACCCTTACCCGGCGCAATTCCTACTAAACCCGGTTCCGCTACCCGCCCCTTCCCCGGCATCATTGCCGATATCGTAGATTTAGAGGGTAACTCTGTACCTGAGAACGAAGGCGGTTACTTAGCAGTGCGCTATCCCTGGCCAGGCATGATGCGGACAGTGTACGGTGATCCTGATCGCTTCCGCCGCACCTACTGGGAACACATTCCCCCCAAAGATGGCAACTTTACATACTTTGCTGGTGATGGTGCAAGAAAAGATGAGGACGGCTACTTCTGGGTCATGGGGCGTGTAGACGATGTACTAAATGTATCAGGACATCGCCTGGGGACAATGGAAGTAGAATCAGCCCTAGTGTCTCACCCAGCAGTGGCTGAGGCGGCAGTAGTTGGTAAGCCAGATGAACTCAAAGGTGAGGAAGTAGTAGCTTTCGTTACCTTGGAAGGTACTTATCAAGCCAGCGATTACTTGAGCAAAGAACTCAAACAGCACGTAGTTAAAGAAATTGGTGCGATCGCTCGTCCTGGCGAAATTCGCTTTACCGACGCATTACCCAAAACGCGATCGGGTAAAATCATGCGCCGCCTACTACGAAATCTCGCCGCAGGACAAGAAGTCTCTGGTGATACTTCCACCCTAGAAGATAGAAGCGTCTTAGATAAATTAAGAGAAGGCGCGTAA